One segment of Bacteroides caecimuris DNA contains the following:
- a CDS encoding M24 family metallopeptidase, producing MLQPELKFRRDKIRSLMVSQGIDAALITCNTNLIYTYGCVVSGYLYLPLHSPALLFFKRPNTITGEHSFPIRKPEQIVDLLKEQGLPMPTKLMLEGDELPYTEYCRLASLFPEAEVVNGTPLIRQARSVKTPVEIEMFRRSGIAHAKAYEQIPSVYCPGMTDIEFSIEIERLMRLQGCLGIFRVFGRSMEIFMGSVLTGDNAGYPSPYDFALGGQGLDPALPGGANKTPLKEGQSVMVDLGGNFNGYMNDMSRVFSIGKLPEEAYTAHQVCLDIQEKIASIAKPGIACEVLYDTAVEVAKEAGFADKFMGTGQQAKFIGHGIGLEINEAPVLAPRMKQQLEPGMVFALEPKIVIPGVGPVGIENSWVVTNEGVEKLTNCNEEIIELS from the coding sequence ATGCTACAACCCGAATTGAAATTTCGCCGTGACAAGATTCGCAGTCTGATGGTGTCACAGGGCATTGATGCCGCACTTATTACTTGTAATACAAATTTAATTTACACGTATGGCTGTGTAGTCAGTGGCTATCTTTACCTTCCCCTTCATTCGCCTGCACTCTTGTTTTTCAAACGCCCTAATACTATCACAGGAGAACATTCGTTCCCTATTCGCAAACCGGAACAAATCGTTGACCTGTTGAAAGAACAAGGATTGCCGATGCCAACCAAACTGATGTTAGAAGGTGACGAGCTCCCTTATACGGAATATTGCCGTCTGGCCAGCCTGTTTCCGGAAGCAGAAGTTGTAAATGGCACCCCGTTGATTCGTCAGGCACGCAGCGTAAAAACACCTGTAGAAATTGAAATGTTCCGCCGTTCGGGCATTGCCCACGCCAAGGCATACGAGCAGATTCCAAGCGTATATTGCCCCGGTATGACAGACATTGAGTTTTCCATTGAAATAGAACGCCTGATGCGCCTGCAAGGTTGCCTCGGAATTTTCCGGGTATTCGGACGCAGCATGGAAATATTCATGGGTAGCGTACTGACCGGAGACAACGCCGGATACCCCTCTCCTTATGATTTTGCTTTAGGTGGACAAGGACTTGATCCTGCTTTGCCGGGAGGAGCGAATAAAACTCCGCTAAAGGAAGGTCAGAGTGTTATGGTGGATTTGGGAGGTAATTTCAACGGCTATATGAACGACATGAGCCGTGTATTCTCAATAGGCAAGCTGCCCGAAGAGGCTTACACCGCCCATCAGGTTTGTTTGGACATTCAAGAAAAGATTGCTTCCATCGCCAAACCGGGCATTGCTTGCGAAGTGCTCTATGACACAGCTGTCGAAGTAGCCAAAGAAGCCGGATTTGCCGACAAGTTCATGGGAACAGGACAACAAGCCAAGTTTATCGGCCACGGTATCGGACTCGAAATTAATGAAGCTCCGGTATTGGCTCCCCGCATGAAACAACAATTAGAACCGGGAATGGTCTTTGCTCTCGAACCGAAAATCGTTATTCCGGGTGTAGGTCCCGTAGGTATTGAAAACTCTTGGGTAGTAACCAATGAAGGAGTAGAAAAACTGACAAACTGCAATGAAGAAATCATTGAATTAAGTTAA